One genomic window of Oryctolagus cuniculus chromosome 11, mOryCun1.1, whole genome shotgun sequence includes the following:
- the LOC127490989 gene encoding translation machinery-associated protein 7-like: MSGREGGKKKPLKQPKKQAKEMDEEDKAFKQKQKEEQKKLKELKAKAAGKGPLATGGIKKSGKK, encoded by the coding sequence ATGTCCGGCCGGGAAGGTGGCAAGAAGAAGCCCCTGAAACAGCCCAAGAAGCAGGCCAAGGAGATGGATGAGGAAGATAAGGCTTTcaagcaaaaacagaaagaggagcaGAAGAAACTCAAGGAGCTAAAAGCGAAGGCGGCAGGGAAGGGCCCCCTGGCCACAGGTGGAATTAAGAAATCTGGCAAAAAGTAA
- the SMIM26 gene encoding small integral membrane protein 26 → MQPKQAANWYRRMSVVYAVGAWTLMGSVFFLNRKKKPSGDEVEQKDTSTQETSVQTNEILEAPKGFYVETIVTYREDFVPITEKILNYWKSWTGGRGPES, encoded by the exons ATGCAGCCTAAGCAGGCCGCGAACTGGTACCGGCGGATGTCTGTGGTCTACGCAGTGGGCGCCTGGACCCTAATGGGCTCCGTGTTTTTTCTCAACCGCAAAAAGAAGCCGTCAG gtgatGAAGTAGAACAAAAGGATACCTCAACACAGGAAACTTCcgttcaaacaaatgaaatacttGAGGCTCCCAAAGGGTTTTATGTGGAAACAATTGTCACCTATCGAGAAGATTTTGTTCCAATTACTGAAAAGATCCTCAACTATTGGAAATCGTGGACTGGTGGCCGTGGTCCAGAATCATGA